A single window of Lytechinus variegatus isolate NC3 chromosome 8, Lvar_3.0, whole genome shotgun sequence DNA harbors:
- the LOC121419610 gene encoding synaptogenesis protein syg-2-like, which translates to MMCIFSSLHGDKRVRWKREETFVAYEHCNTTTKQCQPVVLNPTKYIFTVDDHSSSLTIFNLTTFDNGQYNCIVLTLTTALSSNTTLTVLNAVSPNAVIIVDSLNQVEYQDNQTVLMTASEQLNVTCTVSEARPPALIEWNTDVERIQVMDQINVVQGQSYVSQRVATITPSKDDHNKLLRCQAFHRDLQNVLQSTFSLYIQVLPRKLQLTSSQTITNQTGTNTLIVFENVPVIISCQYFESRPPVALSWELGPTTFSVGITFTSRPNNIDNRLTDGESSLRITPQRRDHFKFLRCSTPAGEWQIHEQVRIVVYGPPDPPEILNITSLPGGIPTSVTCIANNGYPAPVFQWNLGATDLTNESGTEELTNDNHRVMARSELTFIPNKKDHGRYLTCRVHHLETPDGWSRSTRIKITITYPPTIVDLSIRRSSSDDGNITVLFSCRVDARPKAYFIHWVFNGSRVENTSGVTINQIDLPERETLRTSTLMITNPKEFNEGEYLCEATTPLGSDSDALILNLSIPDPPSRLIVDKNQTTSSTLFVAWQPVFDGGYQQTFNLEYCPNNTAAKEEECGVITNLTQPPFTLDGLKAFTWYRLALWAENRAGNSSTVTAMASTAPLQPENYGVSITRVGVGQVLHIQKANQSLGEVCFVLKSSNESCALLDKSKCIYPTKGIKEVSVDAVDDVVVTYGRGLCSEPANIYIDQPGPTVPSSDQGTPYMIIAIGVIASISVIIVISLGLTYFYGLMCCTKRKKVIELTISYPGFLCIPLQPTKMQLNIKTEGQGIYTELAKDRPSHSSGPGTSYYMDLKPTNPTSTAVATSDGRGDHDYDTPNVSNTAYMDADSKDGHRPNHDYVSPSSSPKGSESHYMNTDGMVLESESDGHQSINHLYTGGDGDETTTHIYMDMKPMQMPSTSLGVSSVEDDTPDEEEVVYANT; encoded by the exons ATGATGTGCATCTTCTCGTCTCTACATGGTGATAAGAGAGTAAGATGGAAACGTGAGGAAACTTTCGTTGCGTATGAACACTGCAACACCACTACGAAACAGTGTCAACCTGTTGTGCTTAATCCAACAAAGTACATTTTCACGGTAGATGACCACAGCTCATCGCTTACTATATTCAATTTGACTACATTTGACAATGGACAATATAATTGTATCGTATTAACTTTGACGACAGCCCTTTCATCTAATACGACATTAACAGTTCTAAATGCAG TATCACCAAATGCGGTCATCATCGTCGATAGTCTGAATCAAGTCGAATATCAAGACAACCAAACCGTTTTGATGACAGCCAGCGAACAGCTCAACGTCACATGCACAGTGAGTGAGGCACGTCCGCCGGCTCTTATTGAATGGAACACCGATGTTGAACGTATCCAGGTCATGGATCAAATCAATGTTGTTCAAGGCCAAAGCTACGTATCTCAAAGGGTAGCAACCATTACTCCTTCTAAAGATGATCATAACAAATTACTTCGTTGTCAGGCATTTCATCGTGATCTCCAAAATGTACTTCAGTCAACCTTCTCTCTTTACATTCAAG TCCTGCCAAGAAAGTTACAGCTTACATCTTCGCAAACCATAACAAACCAAACTGGAACGAACACTCTCATCGTTTTTGAAAATGTTCCAGTAATCATTTCCTGTCAGTATTTTGAATCTCGTCCTCCTGTTGCACTCTCCTGGGAACTTGGACCTACAACGTTTTCTGTTGGTATCACATTTACCAGTAGACCAAACAACATTGACAACAGATTAACTGATGGAGAGAGTAGTTTGCGGATAACACCCCAAAGAAGGGATCATTTCAAATTTCTGAGATGTTCGACACCTGCCGGGGAATGGCAGATTCATGAACAAGTGAGAATCGTTGTTTATG GTCCACCAGACCCTCCAGAAATACTCAATATTACAAGCCTACCAGGCGGGATCCCCACTTCAGTCACTTGCATCGCAAACAACGGGTATCCAGCTCCTGTATTTCAATGGAATCTGGGAGCGACTGATCTGACAAACGAATCAGGGACAGAAGAGCTCACAAATGACAACCATAGAGTTATGGCACGAAGCGAGCTTACTTTCATTCCTAATAAGAAAGACCATGGCCGATATCTTACCTGCCGGGTACATCATCTTGAAACCCCGGATGGATGGTCGAGGAGCACACGGATTAAGATCACCATCACAT ATCCTCCAACCATCGTGGACCTATCGATTCGCCGATCATCATCAGATGATGGCAACATTACTGTACTATTCTCCTGTCGGGTAGATGCGAGACCAAAGGCATATTTCATCCACTGGGTTTTCAATGGATCCAGAGTGGAGAATACTTCCGGTGTCACAATCAATCAAATTGACCTACCAGAAAGAGAAACACTTAGAACAAGCACACTGATGATAACGAATCCAAAAGAGTTCAATGAAGGAGAGTATTTATGTGAGGCCACGACACCACTTGGTAGCGACAGTGATGCTCTCATTTTAAACTTGT CCATCCCAGATCCACCTTCTCGGCTCATCGTCGACAAAAACCAGACGACATCTTCAACTCTCTTTGTTGCCTGGCAACCAGTGTTCGATGGTGGGTATCAACAGACGTTCAATCTGGAATACTGTCCAAACAACACAGCGGCGAAGGAGGAAGAATGTGGTGTTATCACCAACCTGACACAACCACCCTTTACACTGGATGGACTGAAAGCGTTCACATGGTACCGGTTGGCACTGTGGGCAGAGAACAGAGCAGGGAACAGTAGCACTGTGACTGCAATGGCTTCAACAGCTC CACTGCAGCCAGAGAACTATG GCGTAAGCATTACTCGAGTCGGGGTGGGACAAGTACTTCATATACAGAAAGCAAATCAGTCGTTGGGTgaagtttgttttgttttgaagtcCTCCAATGAGAGCTGTGCTCTCCTGGATAAATCAAAGTGCATTTACCCCACGAAAGGCATTAAAGAGGTCAGCGTTGACGCggttgatgatgttgttgtGACCTACGGAAGAGGGTTATGCAGTGAACCAgctaatatatatatag ATCAACCTGGTCCGACAGTTCCATCAAGTGATCAAGGAACTCCTTACATGATAATTGCTATTGGTGTGATTGCTTCAATCAGCGTCATCATAGTAATCTCACTTGGTCTCACGTACTTTTATGGATTGATGTGCTGTACCAAACGGAAAAAAG TTATTGAGCTGACGATTTCATATCCTGGATTTTTATGCATTCCATTACAGCCAACCAAAATGCAACTCAACATCAAGACA GAGGGACAAGGAATCTATACTGAACTCGCAAAGGACAGACCATCGCACTCCTCGGGGCCAGGTACGAGCTACTACATGGACCTAAAGCCGACCAATCCTACATCAACCGCCGTAGCAACCTCCGACGGCAGGGGAGATCATGACTATGATACTCCCAATGTTTCTAATACCGCATATATGGATGCAGACAGTAAAGACGGACACAGACCAAACCATGACTACGTAAGCCCTAGCTCTTCTCCAAAGGGTTCTGAAAGTCATTATATGAATACCGACGGTATGGTACTTGAGAGTGAGTCTGATGGCCATCAGTCCATCAACCATCTTTACACGGGAGGAGATGGAGATGAGACTACGACTCACATCTATATGGACATGAAACCTATGCAGATGCCGTCAACTTCTCTCGGTGTGTCTTCCGTGGAAGATGACACACCGGATGAAGAAGAAGTTGTGTATGCCAACACATGa
- the LOC121419609 gene encoding synaptogenesis protein syg-2-like produces the protein MMASISEHMVLIICLEIITSQSSPPNRLYITDGEGIYNCSNSLPLTVIAGQQHDITCEAYEAMPSAILEWRLPDDMAVVHQDQSDVIQDNFYISRKDVRIQFSRNDHRKILTCIASHPQLSKSLNCSVHLNVHVLPMSVLLFPTGSIQSQTRLIYVQEDSPTSITCKSIGSFPATELSFQLESGNGLAERILPNISRKTSILDHDLFDTEGTVIVHPTIAHHGKYINCFALLEESLVEWVFAKVVVYGAPEGIKMTSPMDLYDGIEVNVSCKAINGYPAQHIHWYIGSMNLTEESSLIISENKAGRYDAESTLTLIPTRFDHGKRLLCQAVQPTTLPARSVNQSLVLNITYHPAVSITVRRHTSNKASGTTELVLICEADANPPVITFVWLCNETLVSSYSNNYRLTETLYEDATLRSSVLAIQDPLIMYHYVYNCTAVSEYGSGSAAMNSLYLYPPHVIVIIDGTGIRYCFNNLSVTVIAGDQHNITCEAYGAMPPALLEWRTSDDMAILHQNQSDVVQDGSYISQKAITIAPSRKDDGKSLTCIASHPQLQYERLCSVRLIVHVLPRDVLVFATGVNQSHSTILNIQKDSPTSITCKSIGSFPATELSFWLVGGGDDTQIYSNLSTTRSVLDGTLFDTESTITIHPDKKNHGKHIVCYSSVEGVFVKAGLARLVVLGPPDDITMTLPDDGMFEGAGTNVTCRALNGNPAPVIYWYLGSTNVTDNLSMQTSKNIADLYDAESTLFFTPKRTDHGKCLICVAVQPDIPSPRSVNDSTILAISYHPIVSNTFRRPSTIEPSGSARFMLKCTADAYPPVIYFEWLCNETLISNDTGSISLPENSSERETMTSSELAVQTSLPDYPCIYRCTAKSRYGEGSVVFNTSIPTTPDSPSPLIIDQKQTTSLALFVAWQPGFIIRLLFTLIFK, from the exons ATGATGGCGTCCATTTCTGAACATATGGTTCTTATTATTTGCCTTGAAATTATCACCTCACAAAGCT CTCCACCAAATCGGCTGTATATCACTGATGGAGAGGGCATCTATAACTGCTCAAACAGCCTCCCTCTAACGGTAATAGCTGGCCAACAACATGACATCACGTGTGAAGCATATGAAGCAATGCCCTCTGCAATATTGGAATGGCGTTTACCTGATGATATGGCAGTTGTTCATCAGGATCAGTCTGATGTCATCCAAGACAACTTTTACATTTCTCGGAAAGATGTGAGAATTCAATTTTCCAGGAATGATCACAGAAAGATTCTCACCTGCATCGCATCACATCCACAGCTATCTAAGAGCCTTAATTGCTCAGTTCATCTAAATGTTCATG TTCTTCCTATGAGTGTGTTGCTCTTTCCAACTGGAAGTATCCAGTCCCAGACAAGACTCATATACGTTCAAGAAGATTCACCGACTTCAATCACATGTAAAAGTATTGGATCATTCCCAGCGACCGAACTATCCTTTCAGTTAGAAAGTGGCAATGGTCTCGCCGAAAGAATTCTTCCAAATATCTCaagaaaaacaagtattttagACCATGATTTGTTCGACACCGAGGGTACTGTAATCGTACACCCAACTATTGCACATCATGGGAAGTACATTAATTGCTTTGCATTACTTGAAGAATCTCTAGTGGAATGGGTGTTTGCCAAAGTGGTCGTTTACG GCGCACCAGAAGGAATCAAAATGACTTCCCCTATGGACCTATACGATGGCATAGAAGTCAATGTAAGCTGCAAAGCTATAAATGGATACCCTGCACAGCATATCCATTGGTACATCGGATCAATGAATCTTACAGAGGAGTCCTCCTTAATCATAAGTGAAAATAAAGCTGGTCGATATGATGCTGAAAGCACACTGACTCTAATACCGACGAGGTTTGATCATGGGAAACGTCTTCTCTGCCAGGCAGTTCAACCTACAACACTCCCAGCTCGTTCGGTGAATCAAAGCTTGGTTCTGAATATTACAT ATCATCCTGCTGTATCAATCACTGTTCGACGTCATACATCAAACAAGGCAAGTGGGACTACTGAGCTCGTGTTGATATGTGAGGCGGACGCCAATCCTCCTGTCATTACCTTCGTTTGGCTATGCAACGAAACTCTAGTGTCCAGCTACTCCAATAACTACAGGCTCACCGAAACTCTATATGAAGATGCGACGCTAAGGTCCAGCGTACTTGCGATTCAAGACCCACTCATCATGTATCATTATGTTTACAACTGCACCGCTGTATCAGAATACGGCTCGGGAAGTGCAGCAATGAATTCCCTCTATTTGT ATCCACCACATGTGATCGTTATTATTGATGGCACGGGGATTCGCTACTGCTTTAATAACCTTTCAGTGACTGTAATAGCTGGAGATCAACACAACATCACATGTGAAGCATATGGAGCAATGCCTCCTGCACTACTGGAATGGCGTACATCTGATGATATGGCTATTTTACACCAGAATCAGTCCGATGTTGTTCAAGACGGATCCTACATCTCCCAGAAAGCCATAACAATTGCACCCTCCAGGAAAGACGACGGAAAGAGTCTTACCTGCATTGCATCACATCCACAACTACAATATGAACGTCTATGCTCAGTTCGTCTCATTGTTCACG tTCTGCCAAGGGATGTGCTGGTCTTTGCGACTGGAGTTAACCAGTCACATTCAACCATCCTTAACATTCAAAAAGATTCACCAACTTCAATCACTTGCAAAAGTATTGGATCATTCCCAGCGACCGAACTATCATTTTGGTTAGTTGGCGGTGGTGACGATACTCAAATTTACTCAAACCTTTCAACGACTCGCAGTGTCTTAGACGGAACTTTGTTTGACACTGAAAGTACTATAACCATACACCCAGACAAAAAGAACCACGGAAAGCACATCGTATGCTACTCATCTGTAGAAGGCGTCTTTGTTAAGGCGGGGTTAGCTAGACTGGTTGTTCTTG GACCACCGGACGATATCACAATGACTCTCCCAGATGACGGTATGTTTGAAGGAGCAGGAACCAATGTAACATGCAGAGCTCTGAATGGAAACCCGGCCCCCGTCATCTACTGGTACCTAGGATCAACGAACGTGACTGATAATTTATCCATGCAGACAAGCAAAAACATAGCCGATCTGTATGATGCTGAAAGCACGTTATTCTTCACACCCAAGAGAACAGATCATGGGAAATGTCTTATCTGCGTGGCTGTTCAACCTGACATACCCTCTCCCCGTTCAGTGAATGACAGTACGATTCTGGCCATATCGT atcATCCCATCGTGTCTAATACTTTTCGAAGACCTTCAACGATAGAACCAAGCGGATCTGCTAGATTCATGTTAAAATGTACAGCTGATGCATATCCTCCcgtcatttattttgaatggcTCTGTAACGAAACTCTGATTTCAAACGACACCGGTAGCATCTCCCTCCCTGAAAATTCATCAGAACGCGAAACCATGACCTCCTCAGAACTTGCAGTTCAAACCTCTCTTCCTGACTATCCATGTATTTACCGCTGCACTGCCAAATCAAGATACGGTGAGGGAAGTGTGGTCTTCAACACTTCCATTCCGA CTACACCAGATTCACCTTCTCCGCTCATCATCGATCAAAAGCAGACGACATCTTTAGCTCTCTTCGTTGCCTGGCAACCAGGATTCATCATTCGGCTCCTTTtcacattaattttcaaataa